A single Pseudomonas putida DNA region contains:
- a CDS encoding RNA polymerase sigma factor, with translation MSLDPAKPTLLSSLVRHYDELVDYIRRRFGDRSSARDVVHDVCLQLLERNEKEEVRTPLALLRKISHDTAVSHYRSDRRRATWVESYADLPDLACPAVTPAGRYDAEREFQLLVDAIAALPPRCQAVFVMHKIHEIPQAEVANRLGISIKTVEKHLRLGLAACRELLGRGEAHR, from the coding sequence GTGTCGCTCGATCCTGCCAAACCGACGTTGCTGTCCTCATTGGTTCGTCACTACGACGAGTTGGTGGATTACATTCGTCGCCGCTTTGGTGACAGGAGCTCGGCGCGTGATGTGGTCCATGACGTGTGCCTGCAGTTGCTTGAGCGCAATGAGAAGGAAGAGGTTCGCACTCCCCTCGCCCTGTTGCGCAAGATCTCTCACGACACCGCCGTAAGCCACTACCGCAGTGACCGTCGCCGAGCCACCTGGGTGGAGTCATACGCCGACCTTCCTGATCTAGCCTGCCCAGCAGTCACGCCCGCGGGCAGGTATGATGCCGAGCGAGAGTTCCAGCTGCTCGTAGACGCTATTGCCGCGCTTCCTCCTCGCTGCCAGGCCGTTTTTGTCATGCACAAAATTCACGAAATCCCTCAAGCGGAAGTAGCCAATCGGCTTGGCATATCCATCAAGACGGTGGAAAAACACCTACGCCTGGGGCTGGCGGCTTGCAGAGAGCTGCTGGGGCGCGGAGAGGCTCATCGATGA
- a CDS encoding FecR family protein: MTHPSPAKAQQPPVEDALERHREALKKHFPVPPRPKPRKPAKAVGAALMVAVSIGALAWLNPAYKTEHFVTAIGERRTVVLDDGSELLLDSGSDVDVRWHLRSRNVDLRTGQAIFDVSSAVYRPFVVIAGSTSVRVLGTVFNVRRLENDNVRVTLARGRIEVGETTAQEATLVLLPGQQVDSIRGHLMPVTTVDTHKAMAWKDDRIVFEKTPLDEAIALLRLYHKAPIRLSDPSLAGLTVTGVFDARNVDVLLDLLPSILPVSVTRQEDSSVQIQRSVAKK; this comes from the coding sequence ATGACTCATCCCTCCCCTGCCAAAGCACAGCAACCACCCGTGGAGGACGCGTTGGAACGGCATCGTGAGGCGTTGAAAAAGCACTTTCCTGTACCGCCCAGACCAAAACCGCGCAAACCGGCAAAGGCCGTGGGTGCTGCGCTGATGGTTGCGGTATCCATTGGCGCCTTGGCCTGGCTGAACCCCGCGTACAAAACCGAGCATTTTGTAACTGCCATTGGTGAGCGACGCACTGTCGTGCTCGACGATGGCAGCGAGCTTCTGCTGGACAGTGGAAGTGATGTCGATGTGCGCTGGCATTTGCGCAGCCGGAATGTCGACTTGCGCACCGGGCAGGCAATTTTTGATGTGTCCTCGGCGGTATACCGTCCCTTCGTGGTAATCGCGGGCTCCACCAGCGTCCGCGTGCTGGGCACTGTCTTCAATGTGCGGCGGCTGGAGAATGACAACGTCCGCGTGACGTTGGCGCGCGGGCGTATCGAGGTGGGCGAGACAACCGCACAGGAAGCGACCCTCGTCCTGTTACCTGGACAGCAGGTCGACTCGATTCGCGGGCACCTGATGCCGGTCACCACAGTGGACACCCATAAAGCGATGGCCTGGAAGGATGACCGCATCGTGTTTGAAAAAACACCGCTGGACGAGGCCATCGCGCTTTTACGTCTTTACCACAAAGCGCCCATACGCTTGAGCGACCCAAGCCTTGCAGGGTTAACGGTGACGGGGGTCTTCGATGCGCGCAATGTAGATGTCCTACTCGATCTGCTGCCCAGCATCCTGCCCGTCTCCGTGACACGGCAAGAAGACAGCAGCGTCCAGATTCAACGCAGCGTCGCAAAAAAATAA
- a CDS encoding TonB-dependent siderophore receptor, with product MHSLLRSSPIRLPLLASSLLIAVSAQAQETLDVDLPAAPLDQAINALAHQSSVQIIFAGDLGEGRAAPALKGRFTPEEALKRLLKDSGLQVQAKDENTFIIVPSHPAQGTFAPTSQARSEPVEMAQMEITASRTSSELVSATRQSTVIEHEQLEELRQGSDSLATVLAKAIPGMSDSSRTITEYGQTLRGRSMLVMVDGVPLNTNRDSSRNLANIDPALIERVEVIRGSSAIYGSGATGGIISITTRPAGGENRAVTSLTATSPLTRLGGDGLGGQFQQYLTGSQGAVDYAFDFGTRHIGASYDAHGDRIAPEPSQGDLFDSNTYNIGGKLGLHIDDNQRIQLAVSHYDARQDTDYATDPSVAKLAAGSVPANAIKGLDLDEQNRIRNTLVNLEYENLDILGSRLSAQVYYRDYFTRFTPFDARAVATRGGNVDQVMQNSEVFGSRLTMRTPLGDSGNTELVWGGDYNQERSDMPLDVFDPATYDASGGLVFDKTGTLTYMPPLKTRSAGAFAQLQHRFDEHWSIDGGLRYEYSTAEFDDFVPLSESKAAPPVAVKGGDINYDAVLSNLGIVYSPVAGQEIYASFSQGFQLPDVGIQLRNARRGFDLSASNLEPVKTNNYELGWRGSLGGNTLGTVALFYTTSKLGDVQSFNNGLILTRTKERVYGVEASADWLADDEVWGAGGSATWMQGREKPDGKDWQDMTGYRVPPLKLTAYVQYKPTFDWSNRLQATFFDSKDYRLDGVDSFGRHQVSTYTTVDLISQYRVTPDDLVSVGIQNLFNRDYYPLYSQLLRNNNNTSHLPAPGTVLTATYSHTW from the coding sequence GTGCATTCCCTCCTTCGGAGCAGCCCTATACGCCTGCCATTGCTTGCCAGCAGCCTGCTTATCGCCGTCTCGGCTCAGGCCCAGGAAACGCTGGATGTGGATCTTCCCGCCGCTCCGTTAGACCAGGCCATCAATGCCCTCGCCCATCAGTCATCGGTGCAGATCATCTTTGCAGGTGACCTCGGTGAAGGCCGAGCAGCCCCCGCATTGAAGGGGCGTTTCACGCCAGAAGAAGCACTCAAACGGCTGCTCAAGGACAGCGGTCTGCAAGTGCAGGCCAAGGATGAGAACACGTTCATCATCGTTCCGAGCCACCCTGCCCAAGGCACCTTCGCTCCCACTTCCCAGGCCAGGAGCGAGCCCGTGGAAATGGCGCAGATGGAAATCACCGCCTCTCGAACAAGTAGCGAGCTGGTCTCCGCGACGCGGCAGTCCACCGTTATCGAGCACGAACAACTGGAAGAGCTCCGCCAAGGTTCGGACAGCCTCGCCACGGTACTGGCAAAGGCCATTCCGGGGATGTCCGACTCAAGCCGCACCATCACCGAGTACGGTCAAACCTTGCGCGGGCGTAGCATGCTGGTGATGGTCGACGGTGTTCCGCTCAATACCAACCGTGACTCGTCGCGCAACCTGGCCAACATCGACCCGGCCTTGATCGAACGTGTCGAAGTCATACGTGGCAGCAGCGCCATTTATGGCAGTGGCGCCACTGGCGGCATCATCTCCATCACCACCCGCCCTGCCGGCGGCGAGAATCGTGCGGTCACCAGCCTGACGGCAACATCCCCGCTTACCCGGCTGGGTGGCGATGGGTTGGGCGGCCAATTCCAGCAGTACCTCACGGGTTCTCAGGGAGCCGTGGACTACGCGTTCGACTTCGGCACCCGCCACATCGGCGCATCGTACGATGCCCATGGCGACCGCATTGCGCCAGAGCCTAGCCAGGGAGACCTGTTCGATTCGAACACCTACAACATCGGCGGCAAGCTCGGGCTGCACATCGACGACAATCAACGCATTCAGCTTGCGGTCAGCCACTATGACGCACGTCAGGACACGGACTACGCCACGGATCCCAGTGTGGCCAAGCTTGCGGCGGGCTCAGTTCCAGCCAACGCGATCAAGGGCCTGGATCTTGATGAGCAAAACCGCATTCGCAACACGTTGGTGAACCTGGAGTACGAGAACCTGGACATCCTGGGCAGCAGGCTTTCCGCTCAGGTGTATTACCGCGACTACTTCACCCGTTTTACGCCGTTTGATGCGCGCGCAGTTGCAACACGGGGCGGCAACGTCGATCAGGTGATGCAGAACAGCGAAGTCTTCGGCAGCCGCCTGACCATGCGCACGCCGCTTGGTGACAGCGGCAATACCGAACTGGTCTGGGGTGGCGATTACAACCAGGAGCGCAGCGACATGCCGCTGGACGTCTTCGACCCTGCGACCTACGACGCCAGCGGTGGCCTGGTCTTCGACAAGACCGGGACGCTGACCTACATGCCACCACTCAAAACGCGCAGCGCTGGTGCATTCGCGCAGTTGCAGCATCGCTTCGATGAGCACTGGTCGATCGACGGAGGGCTGCGGTACGAGTACTCCACTGCCGAGTTCGATGACTTCGTTCCCCTGTCTGAGTCAAAGGCTGCCCCCCCTGTTGCCGTGAAGGGCGGCGACATCAACTACGATGCGGTGCTGTCCAATTTGGGCATTGTCTACTCCCCCGTCGCCGGCCAAGAAATCTACGCATCGTTCAGCCAAGGCTTCCAGCTGCCTGACGTGGGCATTCAATTACGAAATGCGCGGCGAGGTTTTGACCTGAGCGCCTCGAATCTGGAGCCGGTCAAAACCAACAATTATGAGCTTGGCTGGCGGGGCTCGTTGGGGGGTAACACGCTCGGTACCGTGGCTCTGTTCTACACCACTTCCAAGCTTGGAGATGTTCAAAGCTTCAACAACGGCTTGATCCTTACCCGCACCAAAGAGCGTGTCTACGGCGTTGAAGCCAGCGCGGACTGGCTTGCTGACGATGAGGTGTGGGGTGCTGGTGGTAGCGCGACATGGATGCAGGGGCGGGAAAAACCGGACGGAAAAGACTGGCAAGACATGACCGGGTATCGCGTCCCGCCGCTGAAATTGACCGCATACGTCCAGTACAAACCGACCTTCGACTGGAGCAACCGGTTACAGGCTACGTTCTTCGACTCCAAAGATTATCGGCTCGATGGCGTGGATAGCTTTGGCCGCCATCAGGTAAGCACGTATACGACAGTGGACCTGATCAGCCAGTACCGCGTCACCCCGGATGACCTGGTAAGTGTTGGCATCCAGAACCTGTTCAACCGGGACTACTACCCGCTCTACAGCCAGCTGCTGCGCAATAACAACAACACCAGCCATCTACCAGCCCCAGGCACCGTGCTGACTGCCACCTATTCGCACACTTGGTGA
- a CDS encoding TonB-dependent receptor, with protein MMSRSSPRFCLKVLSLAMAIGTYAPSAALMAADAMASNSPHSYNIGAGPLADVLARFAATSGVPLSFDPLLLKGQQSEGLQGSYSVQEGFARLLAGSGYSLIATDSGGYTLAPSVELGNALELGATTISSDLAASGDTWQGGQVARSARLGVLGDQAISDVPFSVTSFTAKTIADQQARTLGDVLLNDAAVRQSAGFGNFSQVFTIRGLPLNTDDISYNGLYGVLPRQIITTEALERVEVFKGPNAFLNGVAPQGSGIGGAVNLVPKRAEDTPTRHVTLDYATGANVGGHLDLGKRFGEDNRFGARINLAQHDGGTGVHEEAQHSTLVAVALDYRGERLRLATDFGYQKERINQGRAVIYPTGNKVPHAPSARDNYTQDWTWSQLEDTYGMVNGEYDLDDNWTLYAGAGAKHTRENGEYSSLYVSDENGTARGGYLYPPHDEDNKSAMAGINGHFATGPVSHRVNFGLSGMWGEQRSAYAAVTSANRYDSNLYNPVKVPRPTNTYTGSDLHDPRIVGKNRIKSAAVSDTLGLFDDRLLLTVGVRRQTIEVDGWATATGVRNANYEESVTTPVYGLVLKPWEHVSFYANRIEGLAQGPTAPSSVSNANEVFPPKRSKQVEAGVKLDWNSFGATFGVYRIEQPSSTTFRAPGADKDTFSMDGEQINKGVELNLFGEPVAGLRLLTGAVFMHTELKNTANGSNDGNRAPGVPRFQYNLGADWDVPGIQGAALSARVLRTGGQYVNTSNSLNIPAWTRVDLGGRYRFNVDDKQVTLRANVENVANKAYWASASTSNNYLTQGTPRVLRVSASVDF; from the coding sequence ATGATGTCTCGCTCCAGCCCTCGCTTCTGCCTCAAGGTCCTGAGCCTGGCCATGGCCATCGGCACCTACGCCCCGTCTGCGGCGCTGATGGCCGCCGATGCCATGGCCAGCAACAGCCCACACAGCTACAACATTGGCGCTGGGCCGCTGGCTGATGTGCTCGCGCGTTTTGCCGCCACCAGTGGCGTACCGTTGTCGTTCGACCCGCTGCTGCTCAAGGGCCAGCAGAGCGAAGGGCTGCAAGGCAGCTACAGCGTACAGGAAGGGTTCGCCCGCTTGCTCGCCGGTAGCGGCTACAGCCTGATAGCCACCGACAGCGGCGGCTACACCCTGGCACCGAGCGTGGAACTGGGTAACGCCCTGGAGCTCGGCGCAACCACCATCAGCAGCGACTTGGCTGCCAGCGGCGACACCTGGCAAGGCGGCCAGGTGGCTCGCAGCGCGCGCCTGGGTGTGCTCGGTGACCAGGCGATCAGTGACGTACCGTTCAGCGTCACAAGCTTCACTGCCAAGACCATTGCCGACCAACAGGCGCGTACGCTGGGCGACGTGCTGCTGAACGATGCCGCCGTGCGTCAGTCGGCGGGCTTCGGCAATTTCTCGCAGGTGTTCACCATCCGCGGTCTGCCGCTGAACACCGATGACATCAGCTACAACGGCCTGTATGGCGTGCTGCCACGGCAAATCATCACCACCGAAGCCTTGGAGCGGGTCGAAGTGTTCAAGGGGCCCAATGCCTTCCTAAACGGTGTCGCCCCCCAGGGCAGCGGCATCGGCGGCGCAGTCAACCTGGTACCCAAGCGCGCCGAAGACACCCCGACCCGCCACGTCACCCTCGACTACGCCACCGGTGCCAATGTCGGTGGGCACCTTGATCTGGGCAAGCGCTTCGGCGAGGACAACCGCTTCGGAGCACGCATCAACCTGGCCCAGCACGACGGTGGCACCGGCGTGCACGAAGAGGCGCAGCATTCCACGCTGGTGGCCGTGGCTCTGGACTACCGCGGCGAGCGCCTGCGACTGGCTACCGACTTCGGGTATCAGAAGGAGCGCATCAACCAGGGGCGTGCGGTGATCTACCCGACCGGTAACAAGGTGCCTCACGCTCCCTCGGCGCGCGACAACTACACCCAGGACTGGACATGGTCGCAGCTCGAGGACACCTATGGCATGGTCAACGGCGAGTACGACCTGGACGACAACTGGACGTTGTACGCCGGAGCCGGTGCCAAGCACACGCGCGAGAATGGCGAGTATTCCTCGCTTTACGTCAGTGATGAAAACGGTACGGCGCGCGGCGGTTACCTGTACCCGCCGCACGATGAGGACAACAAGAGCGCCATGGCCGGGATCAATGGCCACTTCGCCACGGGGCCGGTCAGTCACCGGGTCAACTTCGGCCTCTCAGGCATGTGGGGCGAGCAGCGCTCGGCCTACGCGGCGGTAACCTCTGCCAACCGCTATGACAGCAATCTCTACAACCCGGTCAAGGTACCGCGGCCAACCAACACCTACACCGGCAGCGACCTGCACGACCCGCGCATTGTCGGCAAAAACCGCATCAAGAGCGCAGCCGTGTCCGATACCCTGGGCCTGTTCGATGATCGGTTGCTGCTGACCGTGGGCGTGCGCAGGCAAACAATCGAAGTGGATGGATGGGCCACTGCCACGGGTGTGCGTAACGCCAATTACGAGGAGTCGGTGACAACGCCAGTGTATGGCCTGGTACTCAAGCCTTGGGAGCACGTGTCGTTTTATGCAAACCGCATCGAAGGCCTGGCTCAGGGCCCGACCGCACCGTCGAGTGTGAGCAACGCCAACGAAGTGTTCCCGCCCAAGCGCAGCAAGCAAGTGGAGGCCGGGGTCAAGCTGGATTGGAACAGCTTCGGTGCGACCTTCGGCGTGTACCGCATCGAGCAGCCAAGCAGCACCACTTTCCGCGCCCCAGGTGCCGACAAAGACACCTTCAGCATGGATGGCGAGCAGATCAACAAAGGGGTCGAGCTGAACCTGTTCGGCGAGCCGGTGGCGGGCTTGCGTCTGCTGACTGGCGCGGTGTTCATGCACACTGAGTTGAAAAACACTGCCAATGGTAGCAACGACGGTAACCGAGCACCCGGGGTGCCGCGCTTCCAGTACAACCTCGGTGCAGATTGGGACGTACCTGGCATCCAAGGCGCCGCGCTCAGTGCCCGCGTGCTGCGCACAGGCGGGCAGTATGTCAACACCAGCAACAGCCTGAATATCCCGGCCTGGACCCGGGTTGACCTGGGCGGGCGTTACCGTTTCAACGTGGATGACAAGCAAGTGACCCTGCGGGCCAATGTCGAGAACGTTGCGAACAAGGCCTATTGGGCTTCGGCTTCGACTTCGAACAATTACCTGACACAGGGGACGCCGCGGGTATTGCGAGTGTCGGCCAGTGTGGACTTCTGA
- a CDS encoding FecR domain-containing protein, protein MNSRIDPSILGEAADWLVQLQSGSATEDDYRAVQAWCQRSAQHAQAWQRAEMLLGDLRRLPVPVTGETLRRLSRNGAVSRRQAVQRLGLMLLAAPAAWLALRETPWQQWTADAHTAVGEQRPLTLADGSRVLLNTDSAVDIRFDARQRCIDLLAGEILVTSAADPATPARPLRVRTLHGKVQAVGTRFSVRLAGPSTQVAVLDGAVAVQPQHGTDQLLRAGERSTFDAARVQPAIPLDVGDLAWERGMLLARDMRLADLLQELGRYRPGVLRCHPAVAELKVSGAFPLTDSDASLRLLGDTLPVAVNGLTRYWVTVEPRV, encoded by the coding sequence ATGAATTCCCGAATTGACCCGTCCATCCTTGGCGAAGCCGCCGACTGGCTGGTGCAGTTGCAATCGGGTAGCGCCACCGAGGATGACTACCGCGCCGTCCAGGCCTGGTGCCAGCGCAGCGCTCAGCACGCGCAGGCCTGGCAACGCGCTGAGATGCTCCTGGGCGATTTGCGGCGCTTGCCGGTACCGGTCACCGGCGAGACCCTGCGCCGGCTGAGCCGCAACGGCGCGGTGAGCCGCCGCCAGGCCGTGCAGCGCTTGGGCCTGATGCTGCTGGCGGCACCTGCAGCCTGGCTGGCATTGCGCGAAACACCCTGGCAGCAATGGACAGCGGATGCCCACACGGCGGTTGGCGAGCAGCGTCCCCTGACCCTGGCCGATGGCAGCCGGGTACTGCTGAACACCGACAGCGCCGTCGATATCCGTTTCGACGCGCGGCAACGGTGCATCGACCTGCTTGCGGGCGAAATACTCGTCACCAGCGCGGCCGACCCCGCCACGCCAGCGCGGCCATTGCGGGTGCGCACCCTGCATGGCAAGGTCCAGGCCGTGGGGACGCGCTTCAGTGTGCGGCTGGCAGGCCCATCGACCCAAGTCGCTGTGCTCGATGGTGCCGTGGCTGTCCAGCCGCAGCATGGCACCGACCAACTGCTGCGGGCCGGCGAGCGCAGCACCTTCGACGCCGCCCGGGTGCAGCCGGCCATCCCGCTTGATGTCGGCGACCTGGCCTGGGAGCGCGGCATGCTGTTGGCCCGCGACATGCGCCTGGCCGACCTGTTGCAGGAGCTTGGCCGTTATCGCCCAGGGGTGCTGCGCTGCCACCCGGCCGTGGCTGAGCTCAAGGTGTCTGGCGCATTCCCACTGACCGATAGCGATGCCAGCCTGCGCCTGCTCGGCGACACCCTGCCGGTGGCAGTCAATGGCCTGACCCGTTACTGGGTGACCGTTGAACCACGTGTCTGA
- a CDS encoding sigma-70 family RNA polymerase sigma factor: MPPFETNLNLQVQTLYTEHNGWLLGWLGRKLGNACDAADVAHDTFVRLLGRHAEAGFGSEPRALLTHIAKGLLVDRWRRQDVERAYLQAIAHLPAPEAPSPETRWLILETLYRVDAMLREMPARVRQVFLLSQLDGLTYVQIAEQLQVSLVTIKRDMRTAFLACLSLD, translated from the coding sequence ATGCCGCCCTTCGAAACCAATCTCAACCTGCAAGTCCAGACGTTGTACACCGAGCACAATGGCTGGCTGCTGGGTTGGCTGGGGCGCAAGCTGGGCAATGCCTGCGATGCCGCCGACGTTGCCCATGATACTTTCGTGCGCCTGCTAGGCCGCCATGCCGAAGCTGGCTTTGGCAGCGAACCGCGGGCTTTGCTGACCCATATCGCCAAGGGCCTGCTGGTCGACCGTTGGCGGCGTCAGGATGTCGAGCGGGCCTACCTGCAAGCCATTGCCCATCTACCTGCGCCAGAAGCGCCGTCACCAGAAACCCGCTGGCTGATCCTTGAAACGCTCTACCGGGTGGATGCCATGCTGCGCGAAATGCCGGCAAGGGTCCGTCAGGTGTTCCTGCTATCTCAGCTCGATGGCCTGACTTACGTGCAGATCGCCGAGCAATTGCAGGTGTCACTGGTCACCATCAAGCGCGATATGCGCACTGCCTTCCTTGCCTGCCTGAGCCTGGATTGA
- a CDS encoding AraC family transcriptional regulator, with translation MTALIKTTSLTGFAELVRDLGGDPDRLLRQMQIDPKLLDNTGAVIPYRSMINLLERCAEQLDCADFGLRLAERQSLMILGPLAVVGQNARNVAEGIAAITRFLHTYSPGVLVYLDNDSAPGRAHLVYEMRLQPAPRQTQIIELSLGVMFKALQMLHGPGFRPHSVLSRSEARLPQNRYQRFFGARTYFGQAQNALVLLPEHLEKPIDQHNRQLHDTMMEYVSSLGASNPLQVHSQVEVAIRRLLPTHRCALPLIAEQLGMRERSLQRRLAEHGQVFEHMVERVRRELAELYLAEAQMPMAQIAGLLGYLEQSSFNRACRRWYGLSPRERRVQLRATPLQVQG, from the coding sequence ATGACAGCATTGATCAAGACCACTTCACTGACCGGCTTCGCCGAGCTGGTGAGAGACCTGGGCGGCGACCCCGACCGCCTGCTGCGCCAGATGCAGATAGACCCGAAACTGCTCGATAACACCGGCGCCGTCATCCCCTACCGGTCCATGATCAATCTGCTGGAACGCTGCGCAGAGCAACTTGACTGTGCGGACTTCGGCCTGCGCCTGGCCGAACGGCAGAGCCTGATGATTCTCGGGCCATTGGCAGTAGTGGGCCAGAACGCACGTAACGTAGCCGAAGGCATTGCCGCCATCACACGCTTCCTGCATACCTACAGCCCGGGCGTACTGGTGTATCTGGACAACGACAGCGCCCCCGGCCGCGCGCATTTGGTCTACGAAATGCGCCTGCAGCCGGCGCCGCGCCAGACACAGATCATCGAGCTGTCGCTAGGGGTGATGTTCAAGGCGTTGCAGATGCTTCATGGCCCGGGTTTCCGGCCCCATTCGGTACTTTCGCGCAGCGAGGCGCGCCTGCCGCAAAACCGTTACCAACGCTTCTTTGGCGCCCGCACCTACTTTGGCCAGGCACAGAATGCTCTGGTGCTGTTGCCCGAACACCTGGAAAAACCGATCGACCAGCACAACCGGCAGCTGCATGACACGATGATGGAGTACGTCAGCAGCCTGGGCGCCAGCAACCCGTTGCAGGTGCACAGCCAGGTGGAAGTGGCTATCCGCCGCCTGCTGCCGACCCATCGCTGCGCGCTGCCGCTGATCGCCGAGCAGCTCGGGATGCGCGAACGCTCACTGCAGCGGCGCCTGGCCGAGCACGGCCAAGTGTTCGAACACATGGTCGAGCGCGTGCGTCGCGAGCTGGCCGAGCTGTACCTGGCCGAAGCGCAGATGCCCATGGCGCAAATTGCCGGGCTGCTCGGCTATCTCGAACAAAGCTCGTTCAATCGTGCTTGCCGGCGCTGGTATGGTTTGTCGCCGCGGGAGCGGCGCGTACAACTACGCGCTACCCCGCTGCAGGTTCAAGGGTAG
- a CDS encoding zinc-binding dehydrogenase: MKAVVMRDNQLQVEQLPNPEPGPGEVLVKTLACGICGSDLHMFHHCKRVLANFKRGNIPIAFDDRQGVVFGHEYCAEVLDHGPGSDKQLKVGTRVCALPFVISPQAFHHIGFSNQYPGGYGEQMVLAEQMLMAVPGDLPAEIAALTEPLTVAAHAANRARLDGSEVPVVIGCGPIGLAMIAILKSRGIGPVVAADFSAGRRALAEKMGADIVVNPAEQSPYSSWLEVAAPQGYDMDGPMALLGLGPQPKPCVVFECVGVPGLIQQVIQHAPPRSRLIVVGVCMESDRIEPLIAIGKEMNVHFSFGYTYEEFAQTLLALADGQLDAAPMITGRITLDGVGEAFAALAQPDQQAKIIITYP; this comes from the coding sequence ATGAAAGCCGTCGTCATGCGCGACAACCAACTGCAAGTCGAACAGTTGCCCAACCCCGAGCCCGGCCCAGGCGAGGTACTGGTCAAGACACTGGCCTGCGGCATCTGCGGTTCGGACCTGCACATGTTCCACCACTGCAAACGGGTGCTGGCCAATTTCAAGCGCGGCAACATCCCGATCGCCTTCGACGATCGCCAGGGCGTAGTGTTCGGCCACGAGTACTGCGCCGAGGTTCTCGACCACGGCCCTGGCAGCGACAAGCAGCTCAAGGTGGGCACTCGGGTATGCGCGCTGCCGTTCGTGATCAGCCCCCAAGCCTTCCACCACATCGGCTTCTCCAACCAGTATCCCGGTGGCTACGGCGAACAGATGGTGCTTGCCGAGCAGATGCTGATGGCGGTGCCCGGTGACCTGCCGGCCGAAATCGCGGCCTTGACCGAGCCCCTGACGGTGGCCGCCCATGCGGCGAACCGCGCGCGCCTGGACGGCAGCGAAGTGCCGGTAGTGATTGGTTGCGGCCCGATCGGCCTGGCGATGATTGCCATCCTCAAGTCCCGTGGCATTGGCCCGGTGGTGGCGGCGGACTTCAGCGCCGGGCGCCGCGCGCTGGCGGAGAAGATGGGCGCCGATATCGTGGTCAACCCCGCCGAACAGTCGCCCTACAGTTCGTGGCTGGAGGTCGCCGCGCCGCAGGGCTACGACATGGATGGGCCTATGGCATTGCTGGGCTTGGGCCCGCAACCCAAGCCATGCGTAGTGTTCGAATGCGTCGGCGTGCCGGGGCTGATCCAGCAAGTGATCCAGCATGCACCACCGCGCTCAAGGTTGATCGTGGTGGGGGTGTGCATGGAGAGTGATCGGATCGAGCCGCTGATCGCCATCGGCAAGGAGATGAACGTACATTTCTCGTTCGGCTACACCTACGAGGAGTTCGCCCAGACCTTGCTTGCCTTGGCCGACGGCCAGCTGGATGCGGCACCGATGATCACCGGCCGCATTACCCTGGACGGCGTGGGCGAGGCATTTGCAGCGTTGGCCCAGCCGGATCAGCAGGCCAAGATCATCATCACCTACCCTTGA
- a CDS encoding NAD-dependent epimerase/dehydratase family protein: MSHPAMPTGAQGQTPQLPGSVFITGACGFIGQALARRYRALGAEVRGMDLRADPANGVVAGDLGQPGQWAEAARGCELFINTAAVVSLAAPWTLYRDVSVRGVRNCLDVAIASGAKRFVQFSSIAALGWQYPEQADERCDVVIGEQYRYGVAKGASEHLVLAAHAAGELECTIVRPGDVYGPGSRAWLTEPLKMAKAGALILPNGGAGRWTPVYIDDLLDGVMLAAGLDQAKGQIFHISAAESVSCLEFFSNHWQWAGRSGSPRSLPLPLATLLTRGVWYANRLLGRPNEVSPDAMYMFSRTGGISIEKARALLGYAPKVSLQEGLRRSEAWLREVGQLN, from the coding sequence ATGAGCCATCCTGCAATGCCGACCGGGGCACAGGGGCAAACCCCCCAGCTGCCAGGTTCGGTCTTCATTACTGGTGCCTGCGGGTTCATCGGCCAGGCCCTTGCCCGGCGCTACCGGGCATTGGGCGCCGAAGTGCGCGGCATGGACTTGCGCGCCGACCCGGCCAATGGTGTCGTTGCCGGCGACCTTGGCCAGCCGGGGCAGTGGGCCGAGGCGGCCCGAGGCTGCGAACTGTTCATCAATACCGCGGCGGTGGTCTCGCTTGCGGCACCCTGGACGCTCTACCGCGATGTCTCGGTGCGTGGCGTGCGCAACTGCCTGGACGTCGCCATCGCCAGCGGGGCTAAACGCTTCGTGCAGTTCTCTTCGATCGCGGCCCTGGGTTGGCAATACCCGGAACAGGCCGACGAGCGCTGTGACGTGGTCATCGGCGAGCAATACCGCTATGGCGTGGCCAAGGGTGCCAGCGAGCACCTGGTGCTTGCCGCCCATGCGGCCGGCGAGCTCGAATGCACCATCGTAAGGCCCGGGGACGTCTATGGCCCGGGCTCGCGCGCCTGGCTCACCGAGCCTTTGAAGATGGCCAAGGCCGGGGCGCTGATTCTGCCCAACGGCGGCGCTGGCCGCTGGACCCCAGTGTACATCGACGACCTGCTCGACGGCGTGATGCTGGCCGCAGGCCTGGACCAGGCCAAAGGGCAGATCTTCCATATCAGCGCGGCGGAATCGGTCAGTTGCCTGGAGTTCTTCAGCAACCACTGGCAGTGGGCGGGGCGCTCCGGCAGCCCGCGCAGCCTGCCGCTGCCGTTGGCGACGCTGCTCACCCGCGGCGTCTGGTACGCCAACCGGCTGCTCGGTCGGCCCAACGAGGTCAGCCCGGATGCCATGTACATGTTCTCCCGGACCGGGGGTATCTCCATCGAAAAAGCCAGGGCGCTGTTGGGCTATGCCCCTAAGGTCAGCCTGCAGGAGGGCCTGCGCCGTTCTGAAGCCTGGCTGCGGGAAGTCGGCCAGCTGAACTGA